One stretch of Euphorbia lathyris chromosome 7, ddEupLath1.1, whole genome shotgun sequence DNA includes these proteins:
- the LOC136200581 gene encoding WPP domain-containing protein 2-like, which translates to MTDSDAGSGLSHDQDSAPLDSNPLQQDSKKQSGSGISLSIWPPSQRTRDAVINRLIETLSSPSVLSKRYGTISHDDAEVAARRIEEEAFDVANRAQSTTEDDGLEILQHYSKEISKRMLETVKALPKSDSAVNNGAPGTPNPDAAPTEASGAEVSSSVEADA; encoded by the coding sequence ATGACCGACTCCGATGCCGGTAGCGGACTATCGCACGACCAAGATTCAGCTCCCCTGGACTCTAACCCACTGCAACAGGACTCGAAGAAGCAGAGTGGTAGTGGTATTTCCCTAAGCATTTGGCCGCCGTCGCAGCGCACTCGCGATGCCGTCATAAATCGTCTAATCGAGACCTTGTCTTCTCCCTCTGTCCTCTCCAAACGCTATGGTACTATTTCCCACGACGACGCAGAGGTTGCTGCCCGTCGAATCGAGGAAGAGGCCTTTGACGTGGCTAACCGTGCTCAGTCTACCACCGAGGATGACGGCCTTGAGATCCTTCAGCACTATTCCAAGGAAATCAGCAAACGCATGCTAGAAACTGTTAAGGCTCTTCCTAAGTCGGACTCTGCTGTGAATAATGGTGCACCGGGGACGCCAAATCCTGATGCCGCTCCAACCGAGGCATCCGGTGCAGAAGTTTCGAGTTCCGTTGAGGCGGATGCTTGA